From a single Candidatus Izimaplasma bacterium HR1 genomic region:
- the ybhF gene encoding putative ABC transporter ATP-binding protein YbhF — MNTLEVQNLRKTFKISRKQQKIEKTNEKVKVACNGLSFTAYPGEIFGLLGPNGAGKTTCLRAISTLIKPDEGDIFVGGSSVKTDSFDVLGKIGFLTSELKLEDHFTPNYLFTYFSKLHGISDLEVIETRKAQLFEIFGITEFMEVKVGELSTGMKQKASIAISLVHDPEFIIFDEPTNGLDVLTARNVTDYLRELRNQGKTIIISTHILSVVEKLCDRVGIIINGKMKICDTLDNILKDQENKDLEDYFFDLVKEEEGTL; from the coding sequence ATGAATACTTTAGAAGTTCAAAATTTAAGAAAAACATTTAAGATATCAAGGAAACAACAAAAAATTGAAAAAACAAATGAAAAAGTAAAAGTAGCTTGTAACGGTTTAAGTTTCACAGCTTATCCTGGCGAAATATTTGGTTTATTAGGACCGAATGGTGCTGGTAAAACAACTTGTTTACGTGCTATTTCAACATTAATAAAACCAGATGAAGGAGATATCTTTGTTGGTGGAAGTAGTGTTAAAACAGATTCATTTGATGTTTTAGGTAAAATTGGATTCTTAACTAGTGAGTTAAAACTAGAAGACCATTTCACACCTAATTACCTTTTTACATATTTTTCTAAGCTACACGGTATTTCTGACTTAGAAGTAATTGAAACAAGAAAAGCACAGTTATTTGAGATATTCGGAATTACTGAGTTTATGGAAGTAAAAGTTGGCGAATTATCAACAGGGATGAAACAAAAAGCTAGTATTGCTATTAGTTTAGTTCATGATCCTGAATTCATCATCTTTGATGAACCAACAAACGGTCTTGACGTTCTAACTGCTAGAAATGTAACAGACTATTTAAGAGAACTGAGAAATCAAGGAAAAACAATTATTATTTCAACACATATTTTAAGTGTTGTTGAAAAACTATGTGATCGTGTCGGAATAATAATTAACGGAAAAATGAAAATTTGCGATACATTAGACAATATATTAAAAGACCAGGAAAACAAAGACTTAGAGGATTACTTCTTCGACCTTGTTAAGGAAGAGGAGGGAACACTATAA
- a CDS encoding putative acetyltransferase YhhY: MEYTLKNGLEVEIRQVQVSDAAKAVEYVKIVNTETKNLSRDPDEFTMTVEEEKKFLENAVNSEDNFIYVAFDKDRLISMTGIHGSSLRRLKHKVNLGISVLQDYNNLGLGSILMDLLVEKAKELGKTKIELDVRQDNPNAIKVYKRAGFEIEGIRINGFYVDTEYIDLVLMGRII; this comes from the coding sequence ATGGAATACACATTAAAAAATGGTTTGGAAGTAGAAATCAGACAAGTTCAAGTGTCAGATGCTGCAAAAGCGGTTGAATACGTGAAAATAGTAAATACTGAAACTAAGAACTTATCAAGAGACCCTGATGAATTTACAATGACGGTTGAAGAAGAAAAGAAGTTTTTAGAAAACGCAGTTAATTCTGAAGACAATTTTATTTATGTTGCTTTTGACAAAGATAGATTAATCAGTATGACAGGGATTCATGGTAGTTCTTTACGAAGATTGAAACATAAAGTAAATTTAGGAATTAGTGTTTTACAAGATTATAATAATTTAGGGCTTGGTTCTATCCTGATGGATTTACTAGTTGAAAAAGCAAAAGAACTAGGTAAAACAAAAATAGAATTAGATGTTCGACAAGATAATCCGAATGCAATCAAAGTATATAAGCGAGCAGGGTTTGAAATCGAAGGAATTAGAATAAACGGATTTTATGTAGACACAGAATACATAGATCTAGTACTTATGGGGAGAATTATATGA